One Argonema galeatum A003/A1 genomic window carries:
- the folK gene encoding 2-amino-4-hydroxy-6-hydroxymethyldihydropteridine diphosphokinase, protein MVVQSGHSAIALGSNLGDSRAILESALKILAQTTGISLQAQSGWYQTKAVGPPQPDYLNGCALLQTQMSPPQLLETLLGIEAKFGRLRRERWGPRTLDLDLLLFDDIILDTPTLQLPHPCMRERAFVLVPLAEIAPAWIEPVSGMAIAELLRAVNCSGVRRLMPAD, encoded by the coding sequence GTGGTTGTACAGTCTGGGCATTCCGCCATAGCTCTCGGCAGCAATCTCGGCGATTCCCGTGCCATTCTGGAGTCTGCCCTCAAAATACTAGCCCAAACTACCGGAATTAGCCTGCAAGCCCAGTCCGGCTGGTATCAAACTAAAGCTGTCGGGCCACCTCAACCAGATTACTTGAATGGCTGTGCCCTACTGCAAACCCAGATGAGTCCGCCGCAATTGTTAGAGACGCTACTGGGGATTGAAGCCAAGTTTGGTCGCCTCCGCCGCGAACGCTGGGGGCCAAGAACATTAGATCTTGACTTATTGTTATTTGATGACATAATCCTCGACACTCCTACTCTCCAGCTACCCCACCCCTGCATGAGGGAACGAGCCTTTGTACTGGTGCCTTTGGCGGAAATTGCCCCAGCTTGGATCGAGCCAGTTTCGGGAATGGCGATCGCAGAACTCCTTCGCGCTGTAAACTGTTCTGGTGTCCGCCGATTAATGCCTGCGGATTGA
- a CDS encoding DMT family transporter — MTAKLELPQQPLSTTPAWIATASLFASLIPLSLAPILVKLCEQEIGSNAVAFHRGWIATIVFGLLSGLEALDRQKSDNQPVEQKPFTRRELGLLVALGTFGATSLLLWSLSLTQTNVANVTLLCGLKPVFVGLGGWLLLGRRYNSRFIIGMVMALGGAIAIGLDDAQFATDQVQGNAIALLSGICFAAYLILLELLRARFTTATLMLWRCAFTTMFALPILALSEERLFPHSWMGWFFVIFQALFCQVVGQGLLAYSLSRLSSGFVAVTLLFEPVLASILAWVIFSERLGFVDWVAFAVVLVGIYIAQSSQSAVKTMSEGVQAAT; from the coding sequence ATGACAGCCAAACTGGAATTACCACAGCAACCGTTATCCACAACACCAGCCTGGATAGCAACTGCTTCATTATTTGCCAGCCTAATCCCCCTATCTTTAGCACCAATCCTCGTCAAATTGTGCGAACAAGAAATAGGTTCAAATGCCGTAGCATTTCATCGTGGCTGGATCGCTACCATCGTCTTTGGGTTGTTGAGCGGACTTGAGGCTTTGGACCGCCAAAAATCTGATAACCAACCCGTAGAACAGAAGCCTTTTACGAGACGAGAATTGGGGCTATTGGTAGCATTGGGAACTTTCGGAGCGACCTCCCTCCTCCTGTGGTCTTTGTCGCTGACTCAAACTAATGTTGCCAACGTTACGTTACTTTGCGGTTTGAAGCCAGTGTTTGTCGGTTTGGGGGGGTGGTTGTTATTAGGTCGGCGCTATAATAGCAGATTCATCATTGGCATGGTCATGGCACTGGGGGGAGCGATCGCTATTGGATTGGATGACGCGCAGTTCGCCACCGATCAAGTACAAGGCAATGCCATCGCCTTACTATCCGGGATTTGTTTTGCTGCGTATCTGATACTGCTAGAACTACTGCGAGCCCGATTTACCACGGCAACCCTAATGCTGTGGCGCTGCGCCTTCACGACTATGTTTGCGTTGCCCATCCTCGCACTCAGCGAAGAAAGATTGTTTCCCCATTCCTGGATGGGGTGGTTTTTCGTAATTTTCCAAGCCCTCTTTTGCCAAGTGGTGGGTCAGGGGCTTTTGGCTTACAGCCTCAGCAGGCTGTCGTCAGGGTTCGTCGCCGTCACGCTTCTTTTCGAGCCAGTCCTTGCCTCAATCCTCGCTTGGGTAATTTTTTCTGAACGCTTGGGTTTCGTTGACTGGGTGGCGTTTGCCGTAGTTTTAGTGGGTATTTATATAGCTCAATCCAGTCAATCTGCCGTTAAGACAATGAGCGAAGGAGTACAAGCCGCTACATAA
- a CDS encoding DUF6745 domain-containing protein, with translation MKTSIEQLTLSQKSEIPPIREKWRAYALSTERIDRERAAQAVKAVYAAIGLAEPEIVFFDSPHAALRQPKNLLASFLGSLLRGKIEKELGIQQGSQLRNELEDRLSSEAIDYLKRQLWGLLAGQLGFQVGKSLWVELRNQLGSQNDNCIQPEMWASHGGLFDFYISALGWEYPPAKWEALESLVRECGWIFPWRKTCFVCDRPSKLSFDNQRLLHADAQPAIQFTDGFCLYAHHGVTIPEKYGIIPSSQWQPQWILSESDPELKLVLIQGIGMLRIRKELGNIELDL, from the coding sequence TTGAAAACATCGATCGAACAACTTACTCTCTCCCAAAAATCTGAGATTCCGCCAATCCGCGAAAAGTGGCGAGCGTATGCACTCTCGACCGAGCGGATCGATCGGGAGCGTGCAGCGCAAGCAGTCAAAGCTGTTTACGCTGCGATCGGTTTGGCAGAACCGGAAATTGTTTTTTTTGATAGTCCCCACGCAGCTTTGAGACAACCAAAGAACCTGCTGGCCAGTTTCTTGGGAAGTCTCTTGAGGGGCAAAATAGAAAAGGAACTGGGGATTCAACAGGGAAGCCAACTGAGGAACGAACTGGAAGATCGACTCTCAAGCGAAGCGATCGACTATCTGAAGCGGCAACTGTGGGGTCTGCTAGCGGGCCAACTCGGATTCCAAGTGGGGAAATCCCTGTGGGTCGAGCTGAGGAATCAACTAGGAAGCCAAAATGATAACTGCATTCAACCGGAGATGTGGGCAAGTCATGGTGGTTTGTTTGACTTTTATATTTCTGCCCTCGGCTGGGAATACCCACCCGCGAAATGGGAAGCGCTTGAGTCCCTAGTCAGGGAGTGTGGCTGGATTTTCCCCTGGAGAAAAACTTGCTTTGTGTGCGATCGGCCCTCAAAACTCAGTTTTGATAATCAACGACTCCTTCACGCAGACGCACAGCCAGCAATTCAGTTTACAGACGGATTTTGCTTGTACGCCCATCATGGCGTGACAATACCTGAAAAATATGGTATTATACCATCCTCCCAGTGGCAACCTCAATGGATTTTATCAGAGTCCGATCCTGAATTGAAACTGGTCTTAATTCAAGGTATTGGTATGCTACGAATTCGCAAAGAACTAGGAAATATTGAACTAGATCTTTAG
- a CDS encoding HNH endonuclease signature motif containing protein: MTINELTRQLVRKRAGYLCEYCHSPEKISTSRFTIDHIQPRSLNGSDNSDNLALACSRCNQRRYNFIVGRDVETSAILPLFNPRQQQWSDHFIWNADGTKIVGTTPIGRATCERLDLNDERYRGERSIQEARALWVQAGWHPPSEDPR; encoded by the coding sequence ATGACTATTAATGAATTGACAAGGCAACTCGTGCGGAAACGCGCAGGCTACCTGTGCGAATATTGCCACTCTCCAGAAAAAATCAGCACCTCTCGTTTCACCATCGATCACATTCAGCCGCGTTCTCTAAATGGCTCTGACAATTCTGATAACCTAGCTCTAGCTTGCAGCCGCTGTAACCAGCGTCGTTATAACTTCATTGTGGGTCGGGATGTGGAAACCTCAGCAATTCTGCCCTTATTTAATCCCCGTCAACAGCAGTGGTCTGACCACTTCATCTGGAACGCAGATGGCACAAAGATTGTCGGCACAACTCCCATCGGTCGAGCCACTTGTGAGCGTCTTGACCTCAACGACGAACGTTATAGAGGAGAACGTTCTATCCAAGAAGCCCGTGCGCTATGGGTTCAGGCAGGCTGGCATCCTCCCTCAGAAGATCCCCGGTAG
- a CDS encoding CAAD domain-containing protein — protein METMEPRFPQTDTPKIEVTVQETDSAFLAKLPPADEASAQWQEYWDQFLSYLSKLPDYLGDFFGEYQKPLITIGLIAGGFVTVKVTLAVLDALDDVPLLSPFFELVGIGYSGWFVWRYLLKASNRQELGEEVKVLKNQVFGGNSQKI, from the coding sequence ATGGAAACTATGGAACCCCGATTCCCACAGACAGACACTCCTAAAATAGAGGTCACCGTCCAAGAAACCGATTCCGCATTTTTGGCGAAACTCCCCCCTGCAGACGAGGCTTCGGCTCAGTGGCAGGAGTACTGGGATCAGTTTCTTTCATATCTGTCTAAGCTGCCAGATTACCTGGGCGATTTTTTTGGCGAATACCAAAAACCTCTGATCACCATTGGATTGATCGCGGGTGGCTTTGTTACTGTCAAGGTAACGCTGGCGGTGCTGGATGCCCTTGACGATGTGCCGCTGCTATCGCCCTTCTTTGAACTTGTAGGTATCGGATACTCAGGTTGGTTTGTTTGGCGCTATTTACTTAAGGCGTCGAATCGCCAGGAATTGGGTGAAGAAGTCAAAGTGCTGAAAAACCAAGTGTTCGGAGGTAACTCCCAGAAGATCTAA
- a CDS encoding thermonuclease family protein: MSSPFYRLIRGNFAIIGKQPDGDSIRFVADNPKLYESLHRAYRIKPSRDGSVQLRLEAIDAPETHYGKAAQPLGKEARDRLLDWIGFKSIEYKKNEVLDSKPNTILGAILTKAADANGRPISYVLLGKDGFDDEKWVMVDEKLLEKTANFNMLSTGSAYYTVYTSTPFAHRQLLRKVALEAREKNLGIWQKDTTSEFALEDADDISPKGQLILPKLFRRCIDYLKAVDGGFRGNLEDWLIDSSKILSRNENDRVVIRDSEEVRLSELLVQRNSKIVFQADLLDLTFVEK; this comes from the coding sequence ATGTCATCACCTTTTTATCGCTTGATTCGAGGTAACTTTGCGATTATTGGCAAGCAACCCGATGGAGATTCTATCCGCTTTGTTGCAGATAATCCAAAGCTTTATGAATCTCTTCACCGTGCTTATCGCATCAAGCCTTCTCGCGACGGCAGCGTGCAGCTGCGACTTGAGGCAATAGATGCACCCGAAACCCATTATGGCAAGGCAGCTCAGCCTTTGGGAAAAGAAGCACGCGATCGCCTCTTAGACTGGATCGGTTTTAAAAGCATCGAATATAAAAAGAACGAAGTACTAGATTCTAAGCCAAATACTATACTAGGAGCTATTCTTACAAAGGCAGCTGATGCTAACGGTCGCCCTATTTCTTATGTATTGCTTGGAAAGGACGGTTTTGATGATGAAAAGTGGGTAATGGTTGACGAAAAACTATTAGAAAAGACAGCAAACTTCAATATGCTTTCTACAGGGTCTGCCTACTACACGGTTTATACTTCTACACCGTTTGCTCATCGTCAGCTACTGCGGAAAGTGGCCTTAGAGGCGCGGGAAAAGAATCTTGGTATTTGGCAAAAGGATACAACCAGCGAGTTTGCCTTGGAAGATGCAGATGATATTAGCCCCAAGGGACAGTTAATTCTTCCCAAGTTGTTCCGTCGTTGCATTGATTACTTAAAGGCTGTAGATGGCGGCTTTCGCGGAAACTTAGAAGATTGGCTAATTGATAGCTCAAAAATTCTCTCTCGCAATGAGAACGATCGCGTAGTAATTCGCGATTCTGAAGAAGTACGGCTTAGCGAACTTCTGGTACAGCGAAACAGCAAAATTGTTTTTCAAGCCGACTTACTTGACTTAACCTTTGTAGAAAAGTAG
- the msrA gene encoding peptide-methionine (S)-S-oxide reductase MsrA, whose protein sequence is MSRATLPDPATNIPTSTAPQKQTAVFAGGCFWGIEAVFEHLKGVSDVVSGFSGGSATTADYEMVSSGETGHAESVKITYDPSQISYEQLLKIYFLVAHDPTQLNQQGPDMGTQYRSAIFFANDEQKRVALGYIDRLNKAHIFQKPIVTQIVPLNGFYAAEEYHQNFIDRHPNYPYVVVNDLPKLNQLQTQFPDIYKK, encoded by the coding sequence GTGTCCCGTGCAACACTTCCCGATCCCGCCACTAATATCCCAACTTCTACAGCGCCGCAAAAACAGACAGCTGTTTTTGCTGGAGGATGCTTTTGGGGAATAGAAGCGGTTTTTGAGCATCTCAAAGGCGTCTCTGATGTCGTCTCTGGCTTTTCCGGTGGCAGTGCAACTACTGCGGACTACGAAATGGTCAGTTCTGGAGAGACTGGACACGCTGAGTCAGTGAAAATCACCTACGATCCTTCACAGATATCCTATGAGCAGCTTTTGAAGATCTACTTTTTGGTGGCGCACGACCCTACACAGTTGAACCAACAGGGCCCGGACATGGGCACACAATATCGTTCGGCTATATTTTTTGCCAACGATGAGCAGAAGCGGGTCGCGCTTGGTTATATCGATCGACTGAACAAAGCGCACATCTTCCAAAAGCCTATAGTGACCCAAATAGTTCCCTTGAACGGTTTTTATGCAGCTGAGGAATACCATCAGAACTTTATCGATCGCCATCCGAATTATCCCTATGTGGTGGTGAATGACTTGCCGAAGCTTAATCAACTCCAAACACAATTCCCCGACATATACAAAAAGTAA
- a CDS encoding dicarboxylate/amino acid:cation symporter has translation MIEAPSQASPMWQRIPLYVQIAIALILAVAIGVLLGAGKPDPANIALINNLAVPCDLVLKVLRALATPLILLAVLHTFLTASIPGTAGRRLLILLLTNTVAAILIGLLVANILQPGRWGQIKVPAGATESVTKLDPWSLLQNSVPGSILQPLVENNVIQIIIIALSFGIVLRAFKAEQIAQNRTDYLPLEQVITTLFDAVVRILEWVIALVPLAVFGIVAKTVALQGFSPFKSLGVFIIAVLVALFLQACYYLIRIQFGSWVSPRRFLMGGSDAFLTAFSTSSSTVTMPITFRVLQEKIGLRESSASLGALVGSNFNNDGTALYEAMAALFIAQVLGQHLALGQQLIIVLTSIVASVGAAGIPNAGLVTMTLVFSSVGLPTEYIALLITVDWFLDRCRTALNVMGDMTVSALLDGKQKKPEVEIIVATSESKGLGTVD, from the coding sequence ATGATTGAGGCCCCAAGCCAAGCCAGCCCGATGTGGCAGCGAATCCCGCTCTACGTGCAGATTGCGATCGCACTCATCCTAGCAGTAGCGATCGGGGTATTACTGGGTGCCGGTAAACCAGATCCAGCAAACATCGCCCTAATTAACAACCTGGCAGTTCCCTGCGACTTGGTGCTAAAGGTTTTACGCGCCCTCGCCACACCGCTGATTTTGCTAGCAGTACTGCATACCTTCCTCACAGCCAGCATTCCCGGCACAGCAGGACGCCGTTTGTTAATTCTGCTTTTAACCAATACCGTTGCAGCCATTTTAATTGGTCTTTTAGTTGCCAACATCTTGCAACCGGGCAGATGGGGTCAGATTAAAGTCCCAGCAGGCGCAACCGAAAGCGTTACTAAACTCGACCCTTGGTCACTACTTCAAAATAGCGTACCTGGTTCTATTCTCCAGCCATTAGTTGAAAACAACGTCATCCAAATCATCATCATCGCCCTCAGTTTTGGGATTGTCTTGCGTGCCTTTAAAGCAGAGCAAATTGCCCAAAATAGAACAGATTACTTGCCGCTTGAGCAGGTAATCACCACTTTATTCGATGCAGTTGTACGCATTTTGGAATGGGTAATTGCCTTAGTGCCGCTGGCAGTTTTCGGCATCGTTGCCAAAACCGTTGCCCTGCAAGGTTTCTCACCATTTAAATCCCTTGGTGTATTCATTATCGCCGTCTTGGTGGCGCTATTTTTGCAAGCCTGCTACTACTTAATCAGGATACAATTCGGTTCTTGGGTGAGTCCGCGACGCTTCTTGATGGGTGGATCGGATGCTTTCCTAACAGCATTCTCCACCTCTTCTTCAACAGTGACAATGCCGATCACTTTTCGGGTTTTGCAGGAAAAAATTGGTTTGCGGGAATCTTCCGCTTCCCTGGGGGCATTAGTCGGCAGCAACTTCAACAACGACGGGACTGCCCTTTATGAAGCAATGGCTGCTTTGTTTATTGCCCAAGTGCTTGGTCAACATCTTGCCCTTGGGCAGCAGTTAATTATTGTGCTAACTTCGATCGTTGCTTCTGTAGGTGCAGCTGGCATTCCCAATGCGGGATTGGTAACGATGACGCTGGTGTTTAGTTCGGTTGGTTTGCCGACAGAGTATATTGCTTTATTGATAACAGTAGACTGGTTTCTCGATCGCTGTCGCACTGCCCTTAATGTAATGGGAGATATGACTGTCAGTGCTTTACTCGATGGCAAACAAAAAAAGCCAGAGGTTGAAATTATTGTGGCAACATCAGAATCAAAGGGATTGGGGACTGTAGACTAG
- a CDS encoding NUDIX hydrolase, which yields MASGQEPPELLKQRLLYQGRKFNFEVSHLRLPNKAEGDWECIRHPGGALAVPVTAEGKLVLLRQYRFAAEGRLLEFPAGTIEPNEDPAQTIKREIEEETGYRAHKWQKLGQFFLCPGYSNEIIYAFLAQDLELLKTPPEQDIDEDIETVLMTPQELEKAILAGEPVDAKSISSFFLARPFLS from the coding sequence ATGGCATCGGGTCAAGAACCACCAGAACTGCTCAAACAACGTCTGCTCTACCAGGGTCGCAAATTTAACTTTGAAGTCAGCCATCTACGCCTTCCCAACAAGGCTGAGGGCGACTGGGAGTGTATTCGTCACCCAGGTGGTGCCCTCGCCGTGCCAGTGACCGCAGAGGGCAAGCTGGTGCTATTGCGGCAGTATCGCTTCGCCGCAGAAGGGCGTCTGTTGGAGTTCCCAGCCGGAACTATTGAGCCAAATGAAGATCCAGCCCAGACTATTAAGCGCGAAATTGAGGAAGAAACTGGCTATCGCGCCCACAAATGGCAAAAATTAGGACAATTCTTCCTTTGTCCCGGTTATTCCAATGAAATTATCTATGCCTTTCTCGCTCAAGATTTAGAACTGCTGAAAACGCCTCCCGAACAAGATATTGACGAAGACATAGAAACAGTTTTGATGACTCCCCAGGAATTGGAAAAGGCGATTTTGGCTGGAGAACCAGTAGACGCCAAATCTATTTCTAGCTTTTTCTTAGCTCGTCCCTTTCTATCTTAG
- a CDS encoding UbiA family prenyltransferase yields MKIKVLSTVRAFITRFYRSFRREAHLSWQFIGGDISASIIPGLLFMVAAWKTHPTDVLDFVLVMGRGIVYFLLYIVPFCVSNQIVGVEEDRINKPHRPLVKEVVSLQGAKVRWVVSMVLFTLFGWWFGVLEWALLWQACIILHNMSSGSKHWFTKNLFMGVGAFAQLAAAWQLVTPITPVAWQWIAVLASVWLMLAAVQDLRDIEGDRAIGRNTFPIAFGETASRVVLSLGFGLLPLVTHIILMMPAGNSWNVYLCDVVLAVISLSIAARIVVYRSILADRKTYMLFTYWVCSVLASAIVVI; encoded by the coding sequence GTGAAAATAAAGGTGCTATCTACAGTGCGAGCTTTCATTACCCGCTTCTACCGCAGTTTCCGGCGCGAAGCACATTTGAGTTGGCAATTCATCGGGGGCGATATTTCAGCGTCAATTATACCAGGGCTGTTATTTATGGTGGCGGCGTGGAAAACTCATCCAACTGATGTACTCGACTTTGTTCTGGTAATGGGACGCGGCATAGTTTATTTTTTGCTATACATTGTGCCGTTTTGCGTGTCGAACCAAATTGTTGGCGTTGAAGAGGATCGGATCAATAAACCCCATCGTCCACTGGTGAAAGAAGTGGTCTCGCTTCAGGGAGCAAAGGTAAGGTGGGTTGTAAGTATGGTGCTATTTACGCTCTTTGGATGGTGGTTTGGAGTTTTGGAGTGGGCGCTGCTATGGCAAGCCTGTATTATACTACACAACATGAGTAGTGGATCTAAGCACTGGTTTACTAAAAATCTCTTCATGGGAGTAGGCGCATTTGCCCAACTTGCGGCTGCTTGGCAACTGGTTACGCCAATTACTCCTGTTGCTTGGCAGTGGATTGCAGTGTTAGCATCTGTCTGGCTAATGCTTGCTGCTGTTCAGGATCTGCGGGATATTGAAGGCGATCGCGCTATAGGCCGAAACACATTCCCAATTGCATTTGGAGAAACAGCAAGTCGAGTTGTGCTGAGTCTCGGTTTTGGACTGTTGCCATTGGTGACTCATATTATATTGATGATGCCAGCGGGGAATAGCTGGAATGTATATCTGTGCGATGTTGTCCTAGCAGTAATCAGCTTGAGTATTGCGGCGCGGATTGTTGTTTATCGCTCAATCTTGGCGGATCGTAAAACTTATATGCTATTTACCTATTGGGTTTGTTCGGTACTGGCTAGTGCGATCGTTGTTATTTAA
- a CDS encoding DMT family transporter, which yields MAAIISAVLLGLYLLTVEQLPTKFSPTTIQLWVCAIATLAIFPVLLFTQDRLFPYSVKGWLFVISLPLICQVLGHGLLTYSLARLSSAVVSLVHLLEPVFGSIFAWAIFWERLSFSNWVGFAVVLIGLYLAVSSQAAVHLSQNTVESG from the coding sequence ATCGCTGCCATCATCTCTGCGGTTCTCTTGGGTCTATACCTGCTGACAGTAGAACAACTGCCAACCAAATTTAGCCCCACCACAATTCAATTGTGGGTTTGTGCGATCGCTACCCTAGCCATCTTCCCCGTGCTTCTGTTCACTCAAGATCGGCTTTTCCCCTATTCGGTGAAGGGGTGGCTTTTCGTCATTTCCCTCCCCCTCATCTGCCAAGTTTTAGGTCACGGACTTTTGACCTATAGCCTTGCCCGGTTGTCCTCAGCGGTTGTCTCTTTGGTACATTTGTTAGAGCCAGTATTTGGCAGCATTTTTGCTTGGGCAATATTTTGGGAAAGGTTAAGTTTCTCGAATTGGGTAGGTTTTGCCGTAGTTCTAATCGGTCTATACCTAGCCGTATCGAGCCAAGCTGCTGTTCATCTCTCACAAAACACCGTCGAGAGCGGGTAG
- a CDS encoding cryptochrome/photolyase family protein, with product MSDLILFWHRRDLRISDNIGLAAAQQQSQKVVGVFCLDRNILRRDDVAPARVTYMIGCLQSLQQRYAEAGSQLSILDDEPSKAIPTLAAALNAKAVFWNWDVEPYSKERDRTVTEALKAKGIQVQNFWDQLLHAPQEIRTGSDRPYTVYTPFWKNWISKPKNEPVKIFQNQINLTEVEQEAARNAGAIQLPTAKDLGFIWENELLLSPGEKAAQERLEEFCDRDIFQYQEQRNFPSVDGTSRLSAALKFGAIGIRTVWDRAMQAMKQSPSEEAQANIRTWQQELAWREFYQHAMYWFPELALCAFREVFKTFPYDNNPEYFQAWCEGKTGYPIVDAAMRQMNETGWMHNRCRMIVASFLTKDLLIDPRLGEKYFMQNLYDWDLSANNGGWQWSASSGMDPKPVRIFNPASQAQKFDPKAEYIRKWVPELRSGHTESLVTGKIPPLERADLGYPQPIVDHNKQQQEFKNRYSQQKAAR from the coding sequence ATGTCTGATTTAATTCTCTTTTGGCATCGTCGCGATTTACGCATTTCGGATAATATAGGACTTGCCGCCGCACAGCAGCAAAGCCAAAAAGTAGTAGGCGTTTTCTGCCTCGATCGCAACATCCTTCGTAGGGATGATGTTGCACCGGCAAGAGTTACTTATATGATTGGTTGTTTGCAGTCACTCCAGCAGCGTTATGCTGAAGCTGGTAGCCAGTTATCGATCCTGGATGACGAACCCAGCAAAGCAATACCAACTTTGGCAGCGGCTCTTAATGCTAAGGCAGTATTCTGGAATTGGGATGTAGAACCTTACTCGAAAGAGCGCGATCGCACTGTCACCGAAGCCCTGAAGGCGAAAGGCATTCAAGTCCAAAACTTCTGGGATCAGTTATTGCACGCCCCACAAGAAATTCGCACCGGGTCCGATCGGCCCTACACCGTTTACACTCCCTTTTGGAAAAACTGGATTAGCAAACCTAAAAATGAGCCAGTAAAGATATTTCAAAATCAGATAAATTTAACAGAAGTCGAACAAGAAGCAGCGCGAAATGCGGGTGCAATTCAATTGCCTACAGCCAAAGATTTAGGATTTATTTGGGAGAATGAATTGCTGTTGTCACCAGGCGAAAAAGCAGCACAAGAAAGACTGGAAGAATTTTGCGATCGAGATATTTTTCAATATCAAGAACAGCGCAACTTTCCATCCGTTGACGGAACATCCAGGCTAAGTGCAGCACTGAAATTTGGTGCGATCGGCATTCGTACAGTTTGGGATCGTGCTATGCAGGCAATGAAACAAAGCCCCAGTGAAGAAGCACAAGCAAATATCCGAACATGGCAACAAGAATTAGCGTGGCGAGAATTTTATCAACACGCAATGTATTGGTTTCCCGAATTAGCTTTATGTGCTTTTCGCGAAGTCTTTAAAACCTTTCCTTACGACAACAACCCTGAATATTTCCAAGCTTGGTGTGAAGGCAAAACCGGCTATCCAATTGTCGATGCAGCCATGCGCCAGATGAACGAAACTGGCTGGATGCACAACCGCTGTCGCATGATTGTTGCCAGTTTTCTTACCAAAGATTTGCTTATAGATCCCCGTCTGGGAGAAAAATATTTTATGCAGAACTTATATGATTGGGATCTTTCTGCTAATAATGGCGGTTGGCAATGGAGTGCTTCCAGCGGGATGGACCCCAAACCAGTGCGTATATTTAATCCGGCTTCTCAAGCGCAGAAATTCGATCCAAAAGCAGAATATATTAGAAAATGGGTGCCAGAATTGCGATCGGGCCATACAGAATCCTTGGTAACAGGAAAAATTCCACCTTTAGAACGCGCCGACCTTGGCTATCCTCAACCTATAGTAGATCACAATAAACAGCAACAAGAATTCAAAAATCGATATAGCCAGCAGAAAGCCGCTCGGTGA